In Cicer arietinum cultivar CDC Frontier isolate Library 1 chromosome 1, Cicar.CDCFrontier_v2.0, whole genome shotgun sequence, one DNA window encodes the following:
- the LOC140918605 gene encoding SAC3 family protein B-like isoform X2, with the protein MKKKISTYQGFGKDSGPAQPLKSQPSFGLNDPFSRPSSSPIITPPRLGRTSNVPKTNPHSQLHQISLPFSVSEAAGSRPISTAPKRKRSPPPSFSACKTFEGNSVSMEDNYEREMFAKAKRLAPFKVDLSKSEHNNDDVADHTVSANRHEAYVLEKKYIGGHLMDSPGNFTNGHGVSDNEGWETSNVIIGICPDMCPESERGERERKGDLDQYERVDGDRNVTSRLLAVKKYTRTAEREANLIRPMPILKKTIGYLLTLLDQPYDERFLGIYNFLWDRMRAIRMDLRMQHIFNQGAITMLEQMIKLHIIAMHELCEYTKGEGFSEGFDAHLNIEQMNKASVELFQMYDDHRKKGVDIPTEKEFRGYYALLKLDKHPGYKVEPAELSLDLAKMTPEIRQTPEVLFARNVARACRTGNFIAFFRLARKATYLQACLMHAHFAKLRAQALASLHCGLQNDQGLPVALVAYWLAMEDEDIEGLLEYHGFLIKAFGEAYMVKEGLFLNADTEYPIKCSKLVHKKRSGTIVEDVSPLIHAESTPVGTTKEIQMTKAYKYEPQTDLASENDSSVQKLDVEIPDSEAIFSPKDSKPVEALKDMHDVQDSAKDYDMASAHPSPLRLPFDNIMPEPQHARSGGTSTNSYMIVEASPRRNSPSNVDARPLDSLPNWYKCLFRWLFIFEPKIPL; encoded by the exons atgaagaaaaagatTTCAACGTACCAGGGATTTGGGAAGGATTCAGGACCCGCTCAACCTCTTAAATCTCAACCTTCTTTCGGCCTCAACGATCCTTTTTCTCGCCCTTCTTCTTCTCCCATCATTACCCCACCCAG ATTGGGAAGAACATCAAATGTTCCAAAGACCAACCCTCATTCTCAACTTCATCAAATATCTTTGCCATTTAGTGTCTCCGAAGCTGCTGGAAGCAGACCCATCTCCACTGCTCCTAAAAGGAAAAGGTCACCTCCTCCATCATTTTCCGCTTGTAAAACCTTTGAAGGAAACTCTGTTTCCATGGAAGACAACTATGAACG TGAAATGTTTGCCAAGGCAAAGCGTTTAGCTCCCTTCAAGGTAGACTTGAGCAAATCTGAAcataataatgatgatgttgCAGACCATACAGTGTCTGCAAATAGACATGAAGCGTATGTGTTAGAGAAGAAATATATTGGAGGGCATTTAATGGATTCACCTGGCAACTTTACCAATGGCCATGGTGTTTCTGATAATGAAGGCTGGGAAACATCCAATGTTATTATCGGCATATGTCCAGATATGTGTCCTG AGTCAGAGAGAGGAGAACGTGAAAGGAAAGGGGATCTTGACCAGTATGAACGCGTGGATGGGGATAGAAATGTGACCAGCAGACTTCTTGCAGTTAAGAAG TATACTAGGACAGCAGAGAGGGAAGCCAACTTGATCCGTCCTATGCCCATCCTGAAGAAGACAATCGGTTATCTGTTAACTTTGCTAGATCAGCCTTATGATGAGAGGTTTCTTGGCATATACAACTTCTTGTGGGACAGGATGAGAGCAATTCGGATGGACCTGAGGATGCAGCACATTTTCAATCAAGGAGCTATTACTATGCTGGAACAGATG ATAAAATTACACATCATTGCAATGCATGAATTATGTGAATATACTAAAGGAGAGGGATTTTCCGAGGGCTTTGATGCTCACCTCAATATTGAACAGATGAACAAAGCTTCAGTTGAATTGTTCCAGATGTACGATGATCACAGAAAGAAAGGAGTGGATATTCCCACTGAAAAAGAGTTTCGAGGCTATTATGCTCTTCTCAAATTGGATAAGCACCCTGGTTATAAA GTTGAACCTGCAGAGCTATCCCTTGATCTTGCAAAGATGACTCCAGAGATAAGGCAGACACCAGAAGTTCTATTTGCCCGCAATGTAGCAAG AGCTTGCAGAACTGGTAATTTTATTGCCTTCTTTCGGCTTGCAAGAAAAGCAACTTATCTTCAAGCATGTCTAATGCATGCTCACTTTGCAAAG TTGCGTGCCCAAGCACTTGCTTCTCTACATTGTGGTCTACAGAATGACCAGGGTCTTCCTGTTGCTCTTGTTGCTTACTGGCTTGCTATGGAG GATGAGGATATTGAGGGCCTTTTGGAGTATCATGGGTTCTTGATAAAAGCATTTGGAGAAGCATACATGGTGAAGGAAGGCCTGTTTCTCAATGCTGATACTGAATACCCCATAAAGTGTTCCAAACTTGTGCACAAGAAAAGGTCTGGGACGATAGTTGAGGATGTTTCACCCTTAATTCATGCCGAATCAACGCCTGTTGGGACTACAAAAGAGATTCAGATGACCAAAGCATACAAGTATGAGCCCCAAACAGATTTAGCTTCTGAAAATGATAGTTCTGTCCAGAAGCTTGATGTGGAAATTCCAGACTCTGAAGCCATTTTCTCCCCAAAGGATAGTAAACCAGTAGAGGCACTTAAAGACATGCACGATGTTCAGGACAGTGCCAAAGATTATGATATGGCTAGTGCTCATCCATCACCATTGAGATTGCCCTTTGATAATATTATGCCTGAACCGCAACATGCAAGAAGTGGTGGGACGAGTACCAATTCTTATATGATTGTTGAAGCCTCGCCAAGGAGAAACTCGCCCTCTAATGTGGATGCCAGACCATTGGACTCGTTACCAAATTGGTATAAATGTTTGTTTCGCTGGCTCTTTATTTTTGAACCGAAAAtacctttataa
- the LOC140918605 gene encoding SAC3 family protein B-like isoform X1: MKKKISTYQGFGKDSGPAQPLKSQPSFGLNDPFSRPSSSPIITPPRPSISPPRLGRTSNVPKTNPHSQLHQISLPFSVSEAAGSRPISTAPKRKRSPPPSFSACKTFEGNSVSMEDNYEREMFAKAKRLAPFKVDLSKSEHNNDDVADHTVSANRHEAYVLEKKYIGGHLMDSPGNFTNGHGVSDNEGWETSNVIIGICPDMCPESERGERERKGDLDQYERVDGDRNVTSRLLAVKKYTRTAEREANLIRPMPILKKTIGYLLTLLDQPYDERFLGIYNFLWDRMRAIRMDLRMQHIFNQGAITMLEQMIKLHIIAMHELCEYTKGEGFSEGFDAHLNIEQMNKASVELFQMYDDHRKKGVDIPTEKEFRGYYALLKLDKHPGYKVEPAELSLDLAKMTPEIRQTPEVLFARNVARACRTGNFIAFFRLARKATYLQACLMHAHFAKLRAQALASLHCGLQNDQGLPVALVAYWLAMEDEDIEGLLEYHGFLIKAFGEAYMVKEGLFLNADTEYPIKCSKLVHKKRSGTIVEDVSPLIHAESTPVGTTKEIQMTKAYKYEPQTDLASENDSSVQKLDVEIPDSEAIFSPKDSKPVEALKDMHDVQDSAKDYDMASAHPSPLRLPFDNIMPEPQHARSGGTSTNSYMIVEASPRRNSPSNVDARPLDSLPNWYKCLFRWLFIFEPKIPL; this comes from the exons atgaagaaaaagatTTCAACGTACCAGGGATTTGGGAAGGATTCAGGACCCGCTCAACCTCTTAAATCTCAACCTTCTTTCGGCCTCAACGATCCTTTTTCTCGCCCTTCTTCTTCTCCCATCATTACCCCACCCAG ACCTTCTATTTCTCCTCCTAGATTGGGAAGAACATCAAATGTTCCAAAGACCAACCCTCATTCTCAACTTCATCAAATATCTTTGCCATTTAGTGTCTCCGAAGCTGCTGGAAGCAGACCCATCTCCACTGCTCCTAAAAGGAAAAGGTCACCTCCTCCATCATTTTCCGCTTGTAAAACCTTTGAAGGAAACTCTGTTTCCATGGAAGACAACTATGAACG TGAAATGTTTGCCAAGGCAAAGCGTTTAGCTCCCTTCAAGGTAGACTTGAGCAAATCTGAAcataataatgatgatgttgCAGACCATACAGTGTCTGCAAATAGACATGAAGCGTATGTGTTAGAGAAGAAATATATTGGAGGGCATTTAATGGATTCACCTGGCAACTTTACCAATGGCCATGGTGTTTCTGATAATGAAGGCTGGGAAACATCCAATGTTATTATCGGCATATGTCCAGATATGTGTCCTG AGTCAGAGAGAGGAGAACGTGAAAGGAAAGGGGATCTTGACCAGTATGAACGCGTGGATGGGGATAGAAATGTGACCAGCAGACTTCTTGCAGTTAAGAAG TATACTAGGACAGCAGAGAGGGAAGCCAACTTGATCCGTCCTATGCCCATCCTGAAGAAGACAATCGGTTATCTGTTAACTTTGCTAGATCAGCCTTATGATGAGAGGTTTCTTGGCATATACAACTTCTTGTGGGACAGGATGAGAGCAATTCGGATGGACCTGAGGATGCAGCACATTTTCAATCAAGGAGCTATTACTATGCTGGAACAGATG ATAAAATTACACATCATTGCAATGCATGAATTATGTGAATATACTAAAGGAGAGGGATTTTCCGAGGGCTTTGATGCTCACCTCAATATTGAACAGATGAACAAAGCTTCAGTTGAATTGTTCCAGATGTACGATGATCACAGAAAGAAAGGAGTGGATATTCCCACTGAAAAAGAGTTTCGAGGCTATTATGCTCTTCTCAAATTGGATAAGCACCCTGGTTATAAA GTTGAACCTGCAGAGCTATCCCTTGATCTTGCAAAGATGACTCCAGAGATAAGGCAGACACCAGAAGTTCTATTTGCCCGCAATGTAGCAAG AGCTTGCAGAACTGGTAATTTTATTGCCTTCTTTCGGCTTGCAAGAAAAGCAACTTATCTTCAAGCATGTCTAATGCATGCTCACTTTGCAAAG TTGCGTGCCCAAGCACTTGCTTCTCTACATTGTGGTCTACAGAATGACCAGGGTCTTCCTGTTGCTCTTGTTGCTTACTGGCTTGCTATGGAG GATGAGGATATTGAGGGCCTTTTGGAGTATCATGGGTTCTTGATAAAAGCATTTGGAGAAGCATACATGGTGAAGGAAGGCCTGTTTCTCAATGCTGATACTGAATACCCCATAAAGTGTTCCAAACTTGTGCACAAGAAAAGGTCTGGGACGATAGTTGAGGATGTTTCACCCTTAATTCATGCCGAATCAACGCCTGTTGGGACTACAAAAGAGATTCAGATGACCAAAGCATACAAGTATGAGCCCCAAACAGATTTAGCTTCTGAAAATGATAGTTCTGTCCAGAAGCTTGATGTGGAAATTCCAGACTCTGAAGCCATTTTCTCCCCAAAGGATAGTAAACCAGTAGAGGCACTTAAAGACATGCACGATGTTCAGGACAGTGCCAAAGATTATGATATGGCTAGTGCTCATCCATCACCATTGAGATTGCCCTTTGATAATATTATGCCTGAACCGCAACATGCAAGAAGTGGTGGGACGAGTACCAATTCTTATATGATTGTTGAAGCCTCGCCAAGGAGAAACTCGCCCTCTAATGTGGATGCCAGACCATTGGACTCGTTACCAAATTGGTATAAATGTTTGTTTCGCTGGCTCTTTATTTTTGAACCGAAAAtacctttataa
- the LOC101507845 gene encoding peptide methionine sulfoxide reductase B5-like: MASASPSPIQKTEEEWSAILSPEQFRILRQKGTELKGTGEYNKLFEEGIYNCAGCETPLYKSSTKFDSGCGWPAFFEGFPGAINRSPDPDGRRTEITCAACGGHLGHVFKGEGFKVPTDERHCVNSVSVKFIPGNVNSSI, from the exons ATGGCATCAGCATCACCTTCACCAATTCAGAAAACAGAGGAAGAATGGAGTGCCATTCTTTCTCCCGAGCAGTTTCGCATCCTCCGTCAGAAAGGAACTGA ATTGAAGGGTACTGGAGAATACAACAAGTTATTTGAAGAAGGGATTTACAATTGTGCTGGTTGTGAAACTCCACTTTACAAGTCTTCAACCAAATTTGATTCTGGTTGTGGTTGGCCTGCTTTCTTCGAGGGTTTTCCTGGAGCTATCAATCGCTCA CCTGACCCAGATGGTAGGAGGACTGAGATAACATGTGCAGCATGTGGTGGACACTTGGGTCATGTATTCAAAGGAGAGGGTTTTAAGGTTCCAACTGATGAACGTCATTGTGTCAATAGTGTTTCTGTTAAATTCATTCCTGGAAATGTTAATTCTTCAATATAA